A DNA window from Phycisphaerales bacterium AB-hyl4 contains the following coding sequences:
- a CDS encoding type II secretion system protein, whose amino-acid sequence MPKAPRYICKHAFTLIELLVVISIIAILIAILLPALSSARDSARTISCASNLRQIGLAFMMYRDDHDDYLPWTYSPGGIVWATGHLGPYVGLQPPRNTDEANEYGRQGVFECPEDPTDFNSIYSQYDLRATFQPSYGMNQRLAGRDVSQRPETPNHLLVADSGHTWENGGSSYLLRNDSSLFHVYPRHGSQRVANLLWVGGHVTTRSDVPEINASGSRIWSYYNRNNDPAFD is encoded by the coding sequence ATGCCCAAAGCCCCCCGATACATTTGTAAGCATGCATTTACGCTGATCGAACTTCTCGTTGTCATTTCTATTATTGCGATATTGATTGCAATTCTGCTACCCGCCTTATCCAGTGCAAGAGACAGCGCACGCACCATCTCGTGTGCATCCAATCTCAGGCAGATTGGCCTCGCATTCATGATGTATCGCGACGATCACGATGATTATCTGCCTTGGACCTACTCGCCCGGCGGCATCGTGTGGGCGACAGGGCATCTGGGACCGTATGTGGGTCTACAGCCCCCGAGGAACACCGATGAAGCGAACGAGTATGGCCGCCAGGGGGTCTTCGAGTGCCCCGAAGACCCGACTGACTTCAACAGCATCTACAGTCAATATGATCTGCGAGCTACGTTCCAGCCTTCCTACGGCATGAATCAACGCCTTGCCGGGCGCGATGTTTCGCAACGACCCGAGACGCCCAATCACCTGCTGGTCGCGGATAGTGGCCATACATGGGAAAACGGGGGCTCCAGCTACTTGCTGCGAAACGATAGCAGCCTGTTTCACGTTTACCCCCGGCACGGTAGCCAACGTGTTGCCAATCTGCTCTGGGTCGGCGGCCATGTCACAACACGTTCAGATGTGCCGGAAATCAACGCTTCAGGGTCGCGAATCTGGAGCTATTACAACCGCAACAATGACCCCGCCTTCGACTGA
- a CDS encoding ROK family protein: MATFPDIMQGHGSQQAIATLIYREGPISQPELGKRVRLSRAAVNKTISVLRDNRLVHTVGTRRPTRGRPADVLEVDRSTNLVGVMTLDPSDSSTKASLMRMDGVGIWDRTVPHDRTIDNESLLEVFSSAAKEMLDVATGKGLHLRAVTLVLPGGIHPVDGSLETCVHFPNIANLPVERTVRKITNCHVSSIADMQALCAGIIAAQEKPQRVAILIWGGGITWSPASPAEPYGQMLSHWRGFGHIQVVRDGRPCYCGGRGCIEAEVGGWALLKQLQAMQPEFADIDLPGLREQAKAGNPVVRKVLVEAAERFGEYFHYLAQASNPDAILIQSGLGLPEEILLPAFRRGLEPWLHPSRRGTTEISVIDDFGQAAHRGAAWLASELFFNPKLIRRMRPVGSASTSKRTQSIRSGVREEQQRT; this comes from the coding sequence GTGGCAACATTTCCAGACATCATGCAGGGCCACGGCAGTCAGCAAGCCATTGCTACGTTGATCTACCGAGAGGGGCCCATCAGTCAGCCTGAACTTGGCAAACGGGTTCGCCTGTCACGGGCTGCGGTCAATAAGACCATCTCCGTGCTTCGTGACAACAGGCTGGTTCATACCGTGGGGACGCGGCGTCCGACGAGGGGGCGACCGGCCGACGTTCTGGAAGTCGATCGTTCCACGAACCTGGTTGGTGTGATGACGCTCGACCCGAGCGATTCGTCCACCAAGGCATCGCTTATGCGTATGGATGGTGTGGGCATTTGGGACCGGACGGTTCCTCACGACCGGACGATCGATAATGAATCGCTCCTGGAAGTATTCTCGTCGGCTGCGAAGGAAATGCTCGACGTCGCCACAGGGAAAGGGCTTCATTTAAGAGCAGTGACGCTCGTCCTGCCGGGCGGCATTCATCCGGTTGATGGTTCGCTTGAGACATGCGTGCATTTTCCGAATATCGCCAACCTTCCGGTTGAGCGAACGGTTCGGAAAATCACGAATTGCCATGTGTCCTCCATAGCGGATATGCAGGCATTATGTGCGGGCATTATCGCCGCGCAGGAAAAGCCGCAACGCGTCGCGATCCTGATTTGGGGTGGCGGCATTACCTGGTCGCCGGCTTCACCGGCCGAGCCTTACGGGCAGATGCTTTCGCACTGGCGTGGGTTTGGGCATATCCAGGTGGTTCGGGATGGTCGGCCGTGCTACTGCGGCGGCCGTGGCTGCATTGAAGCCGAGGTTGGGGGCTGGGCGCTGCTCAAGCAGTTGCAGGCGATGCAACCGGAGTTTGCGGATATCGATCTGCCCGGCCTTCGCGAACAGGCAAAGGCAGGCAACCCGGTTGTCCGAAAGGTGCTTGTCGAAGCTGCGGAACGTTTCGGTGAATACTTCCATTATCTGGCTCAGGCGAGCAATCCGGATGCGATCCTCATCCAGTCTGGTCTCGGCTTGCCGGAGGAAATTCTGTTGCCAGCCTTCCGGCGAGGCCTTGAGCCGTGGTTGCATCCATCGCGGCGTGGAACCACAGAGATCAGTGTGATTGACGATTTCGGGCAGGCTGCTCACCGAGGCGCGGCTTGGCTTGCGTCTGAATTGTTTTTCAATCCGAAACTGATTCGTCGGATGCGACCGGTTGGTTCAGCATCGACTAGCAAACGGACCCAATCGATTCGCTCCGGTGTTCGCGAAGAACAGCAACGTACTTAG
- a CDS encoding helix-turn-helix domain-containing protein — MESAITQLRVAARDETEENDSSLAYLMRLAEAAGPLLINFEDLVGMTLDHPELRLPDEMRMHKGPLCQWAKEFLRTERGLLVCSTNKYIANRKALHRTDPLIGQCYLGLTDICQPLIYRQQVMGIFYYGSVVLAEHQQRLRERVIAECRRQHLDMDQALTALEQVPVLRLHELPLYEARLSKLCQIVATILDGLGLPADCYHSFGRAKEARVAFGGTPRLVVRAVRVINTYLDHPLTLVSIAKRLQCHPKYLGRVFQRSMGLSVADFLLKTRIERACNLLKIGRLDVTRVAYEVGFTDKSNFSRSFRKIMGMPPGQYRKQFKVDYTTQNAKQGVKQVPK; from the coding sequence ATGGAGTCAGCGATAACCCAACTTCGTGTCGCCGCGCGGGATGAAACCGAGGAGAACGATTCGTCATTGGCCTATCTGATGCGCCTCGCGGAGGCGGCGGGTCCGCTGTTGATCAATTTCGAGGATCTGGTGGGCATGACCCTGGACCATCCAGAACTCCGCCTGCCCGATGAGATGCGGATGCACAAGGGGCCGCTTTGTCAGTGGGCGAAGGAATTCCTCCGAACGGAACGCGGGCTGCTCGTGTGCTCGACAAACAAGTACATCGCCAACCGCAAAGCGCTGCATCGTACCGACCCGCTCATCGGTCAATGTTACCTGGGCCTGACCGACATTTGCCAGCCATTGATCTACCGTCAGCAGGTGATGGGCATCTTCTACTACGGTTCGGTGGTGCTGGCGGAGCATCAGCAGCGGTTGCGAGAGCGGGTCATCGCTGAATGTCGTCGGCAACATCTGGACATGGACCAGGCGCTGACGGCGCTCGAACAGGTGCCAGTGCTGCGGTTGCATGAACTGCCGCTATACGAGGCTCGCCTGAGCAAGCTTTGTCAGATCGTGGCCACGATACTCGACGGCTTGGGGTTGCCGGCCGACTGCTACCACTCGTTCGGCCGCGCGAAGGAAGCCCGGGTCGCGTTTGGCGGAACCCCACGATTGGTGGTGCGGGCGGTGCGTGTGATCAATACCTATCTCGACCACCCGTTGACGCTGGTGTCGATCGCCAAGCGTTTGCAGTGCCATCCGAAGTATCTCGGAAGAGTCTTCCAGCGGTCGATGGGGCTGTCGGTGGCCGACTTTCTACTGAAAACCCGGATCGAACGAGCCTGTAACCTCTTGAAAATCGGGCGCTTGGACGTGACACGCGTGGCTTACGAGGTCGGCTTTACGGACAAAAGCAATTTTTCGCGCTCGTTCCGCAAAATCATGGGTATGCCACCGGGCCAGTATCGCAAGCAGTTCAAGGTTGACTACACGACACAGAACGCAAAGCAAGGTGTAAAACAAGTACCCAAATGA
- a CDS encoding FAD-dependent oxidoreductase, with amino-acid sequence MSNAEAPNRTLREDLTTPIAEQAGVVVCGGGPAGAAAAIAAAQTQRHLGIIPNVRLIETHGQLGGVWTSGLLSWILDARNKTGLMQQIMQRVEACRVDLGGRPNRRRGGQLYDAEHMKLLLEEMCTEAGVRLLLHTRVVAAYQQNGKLTHIVTESKSGREAFAASCFIDCTGDGDLAAQAGCSYDFGRFDAKSSTPPACQPMTLMAMITGVDRDAIRPFYDRQQYTKLEVKQAMRAEFDRAGVNPSYSHPTLFEVYPDLFALMTNHEYDRDPRNAQAVTNATIAARREIYELTKALRGLGDPWRDLRVVVTAAQIGIRESRRPAGLYRICLDDLAVGRRHDDAVCECSFPIDVHATSNKGDRSVEASPVSKTLPYDIPFRALVARDVDGLLMAGRCISGDFYAHSSYRVTGNAVPMGEAAGCAAALASVRGCSVRDLDYVAEVRPIQQSLFNASHVADDRDRRRTAMTV; translated from the coding sequence ATGTCTAACGCTGAGGCTCCCAATCGAACGCTCCGGGAAGATCTGACCACGCCCATCGCCGAGCAGGCGGGCGTGGTGGTTTGCGGAGGTGGACCGGCGGGCGCGGCGGCGGCTATCGCGGCGGCCCAAACGCAACGCCACCTCGGCATCATCCCCAACGTCCGGCTTATCGAGACCCACGGCCAACTCGGCGGCGTGTGGACCAGCGGCCTGCTGTCGTGGATCCTCGACGCTCGCAACAAGACCGGCCTGATGCAGCAAATCATGCAACGCGTCGAGGCCTGTCGTGTCGATCTCGGCGGGCGACCGAACCGGCGGCGCGGTGGTCAGCTTTATGACGCCGAGCATATGAAACTGCTGCTCGAAGAGATGTGCACAGAAGCTGGCGTTCGCCTGCTGTTGCATACCCGGGTCGTCGCCGCCTATCAGCAAAACGGCAAACTCACGCACATCGTCACTGAATCGAAGAGCGGGCGCGAGGCCTTCGCCGCCAGTTGTTTCATTGACTGCACCGGCGACGGCGACCTCGCCGCCCAGGCCGGTTGCAGCTACGACTTCGGGCGATTCGATGCCAAGTCGTCGACGCCCCCCGCGTGTCAGCCCATGACGCTTATGGCCATGATCACCGGCGTCGACCGCGACGCAATCAGGCCGTTCTACGATCGCCAGCAATACACCAAACTCGAAGTCAAGCAGGCCATGCGCGCCGAGTTCGACCGGGCCGGCGTCAATCCGTCATACAGTCATCCCACTTTGTTCGAGGTTTACCCCGACCTCTTCGCGTTGATGACCAATCACGAGTATGACCGCGACCCACGGAACGCTCAGGCCGTCACCAATGCCACCATTGCCGCTCGGCGCGAAATATACGAACTCACCAAGGCGCTTCGGGGACTGGGCGACCCGTGGCGAGACCTGCGTGTGGTGGTCACGGCAGCACAGATCGGCATCCGCGAGAGCCGACGGCCGGCCGGGTTGTATCGCATTTGTCTCGATGACCTGGCCGTCGGTCGACGTCACGACGATGCGGTATGCGAATGCAGCTTCCCCATTGACGTGCACGCCACGTCGAACAAGGGCGATCGCAGCGTCGAAGCGTCGCCTGTGTCCAAAACGCTTCCCTACGACATCCCCTTCCGCGCGCTGGTGGCGCGCGACGTGGATGGACTGCTCATGGCCGGCCGCTGCATCAGCGGCGACTTCTATGCCCACTCCTCGTACCGCGTGACTGGCAACGCTGTGCCCATGGGCGAGGCCGCCGGTTGCGCCGCAGCGCTGGCATCTGTTCGTGGATGTTCCGTTCGTGATCTCGATTATGTCGCAGAGGTTCGCCCCATTCAGCAATCGCTCTTTAACGCGTCTCATGTGGCTGATGACCGCGATCGTCGCCGCACAGCCATGACTGTTTAG
- a CDS encoding PEP-CTERM sorting domain-containing protein, producing MKLQVTQRLFPRAITLAGLGFAVVGSVFGTAAHADVIVSSDLTYLTTSRAEMTAVDDNVTVSEYTAHGNTAFSTSRTHFIRVDTAGNAARLATISDSVDNDLYGEFEITVDSGWQMNLSSLDIGMQLSRGADTESFTVHLRSSLDNFAEDIAATTLGGDGSVNVVNGSGSFDLSDAAFQALTDSVTFRMYMVTDIGSRTDGSQYVRIMPDVVLNGTVVPEPGTLGLAALGSVFVLGRCRRVRTA from the coding sequence ATGAAGCTTCAAGTCACGCAACGTTTGTTCCCACGTGCGATCACCCTCGCAGGGCTAGGTTTTGCCGTGGTCGGCTCTGTGTTTGGTACTGCTGCGCATGCAGATGTTATTGTGAGTTCTGACCTGACCTATCTCACCACCTCTCGCGCGGAGATGACAGCGGTCGACGACAATGTCACCGTTTCAGAATACACCGCTCACGGAAATACTGCTTTCAGTACTTCCAGAACGCATTTCATCCGCGTCGACACCGCCGGCAACGCCGCCAGACTCGCGACGATCAGTGATTCGGTCGATAATGATCTGTATGGCGAGTTTGAGATCACGGTCGATTCGGGTTGGCAGATGAATCTGTCGTCGCTGGATATCGGCATGCAACTCAGCCGCGGCGCCGACACCGAGTCGTTCACCGTCCACCTTCGCAGCAGTCTCGACAACTTCGCCGAGGATATTGCAGCCACCACACTCGGGGGCGATGGCAGCGTGAATGTCGTTAATGGCTCGGGTTCATTCGACCTGAGCGACGCGGCGTTCCAGGCGTTGACCGATAGCGTGACTTTCAGGATGTACATGGTGACTGACATCGGCTCGCGCACCGACGGCAGCCAGTATGTCCGGATTATGCCCGACGTCGTTCTCAACGGCACTGTCGTGCCTGAGCCGGGCACGTTGGGGCTGGCGGCACTCGGAAGTGTGTTCGTGCTGGGGCGCTGCCGGCGCGTGCGTACCGCCTGA
- a CDS encoding type II secretion system protein has translation MPSNWRRRRAFTLIELLVVISIIAILIALLLPALSSARNTARGAVCLSNIRQLGTIFHHYALDSDGYLPRRVWQDMPSVSTGYTWPAELWARGYVVDVRTYSCPEMESLGARADFERQRGWLGNREATASVMSQDFWRESHYGYNVRNLGSNFRNNPNSGWTGPSARLEEIRSSSKTLLLADSVNPFRFYGENRLFGAYDLIDTFGTTRHSGGLHARHASSVNIQWADGHATSVNTDPFNPYQTLGDASLSSDTIWAR, from the coding sequence ATGCCGTCGAACTGGCGACGCCGACGAGCGTTCACTCTGATCGAGCTTCTAGTGGTCATTTCGATCATAGCGATTTTGATCGCGTTGCTATTGCCCGCACTTTCATCTGCACGCAACACGGCACGCGGGGCAGTCTGCCTGAGCAATATTCGTCAGTTGGGCACAATCTTTCACCATTACGCCTTGGACAGCGATGGCTACCTTCCCCGCAGGGTGTGGCAGGACATGCCAAGCGTCAGCACAGGCTACACCTGGCCCGCGGAACTGTGGGCTCGCGGCTATGTCGTGGATGTTCGAACGTATTCCTGCCCGGAGATGGAGTCTCTGGGCGCAAGGGCAGACTTTGAAAGGCAGAGGGGCTGGCTCGGCAATCGAGAGGCCACCGCCTCTGTCATGAGTCAGGACTTCTGGCGGGAATCCCATTATGGGTATAACGTGCGAAACCTTGGGTCGAATTTTCGTAATAACCCGAACTCAGGTTGGACAGGGCCCAGTGCCCGTCTTGAAGAGATTCGCTCGTCTTCAAAGACGTTGTTGCTGGCGGATTCGGTGAACCCGTTCAGATTCTATGGCGAAAACCGACTGTTCGGGGCTTACGATCTGATTGATACCTTTGGAACAACACGCCATTCTGGAGGCCTGCACGCTCGTCATGCGAGCAGCGTTAACATTCAATGGGCTGATGGGCACGCAACCAGTGTGAACACCGATCCGTTTAACCCATATCAGACACTTGGCGATGCAAGTTTATCGAGTGACACCATCTGGGCACGATGA